A section of the Alkalihalobacillus sp. LMS39 genome encodes:
- a CDS encoding YwmB family TATA-box binding protein: MKYGLLIFTLVILLTTTVYANGEAEVALQIEEITTVMQSNEIEVSNWKLYVRGEHDFVSGLQDYTDKVESLMDIEPEFDWDFPTNIEKEEHWKVTGTKQHPQIAMNEQVTVLAYPSGGQYNMYIIYEVQGQQWTTSLWDSFEPSLESRTQVLFSQKPEIFSTVQGNIDYSDNLHESAETLLSELSAEKIEQIKEETFVSVSAYNENWADHIVTNNKKMNVQVALRTSPEGLGAKTRVTIGTPIITTEY; the protein is encoded by the coding sequence ATGAAGTACGGATTGTTAATTTTTACACTTGTCATTTTGTTGACGACAACAGTGTATGCAAATGGGGAAGCTGAAGTCGCATTACAAATAGAAGAGATAACCACAGTAATGCAATCAAATGAAATTGAAGTATCAAACTGGAAACTGTATGTAAGAGGAGAACATGATTTTGTTTCAGGTCTTCAAGATTACACCGATAAAGTGGAATCATTGATGGACATTGAGCCGGAATTCGATTGGGACTTTCCAACAAATATAGAAAAAGAAGAGCATTGGAAAGTGACAGGAACAAAGCAACATCCTCAAATCGCAATGAATGAACAAGTTACCGTTCTTGCTTATCCGTCTGGTGGGCAATACAACATGTACATCATTTATGAAGTCCAGGGACAACAATGGACTACCTCGTTATGGGACAGTTTCGAACCATCTTTAGAATCACGCACACAAGTTTTGTTTTCACAAAAACCAGAAATCTTCTCTACTGTTCAAGGAAACATCGATTATTCCGATAATCTACATGAATCCGCTGAAACGCTTTTATCTGAGTTATCTGCAGAAAAAATTGAACAAATAAAAGAGGAAACGTTTGTATCGGTATCTGCATATAATGAAAATTGGGCAGACCACATAGTGACAAACAACAAAAAAATGAACGTACAGGTTGCTCTACGAACTAGCCCAGAAGGATTGGGCGCAAAAACAAGAGTGACAATTGGCACGCCTATAATAACGACTGAATATTAA
- the nuoL gene encoding NADH-quinone oxidoreductase subunit L: MMENAWIIPLFPLLSFLILVLFGRKLKEKGAYVGMVLSFVALVIATIVLVERFTGEDVLLQFTWLTIGTHSITMGMEINQLNALMLFIVTLVSFLVHMYSKGYLSAADQVRLPVFYSYLGLFTFSMLGLVMSPNLLQLYIFWELVGVCSFLLVGFYYFKTEARAAAKKAFIVTRIGDIGLFIGIILIFWNVGSFELRTIFETVQANGLSEGMLSLIAILIFVGAIGKSGQFPLHTWLPDAMEGPTPVSALIHAATMVAAGVYLVATMFPLFSASPLAMTTVAAVGGFTAIFAATIALAQKDIKRVLAYSTVSQLGYMMLALGSAGYVAGVFHLMTHAFFKALLFLAAGSVIHAVHTQNIYEMGGLYKKMKTTAVVFLIGCLAIAGFPLFSGFFSKEEILLTTFTDGRYGLFAIALITALLTAIYMFRLFFLVFIGKPQQDHSKVHESPAIMTIPMIVLAVLAVVSGFVHTHWFGTFLGDWLSDSPWARGHVYVHDPGWIMPVAVFVSLFGIFIAWLLYGKKSMARESLISTNSGFYQIIANKFYFDEFYKAVFVRGTVVIGYLFHYIEKYVIEVIIKAVVGVTEAMGSVHARLQNGQVQMYGTVAFMGLVILLVVLTVTGGYFR; the protein is encoded by the coding sequence ATGATGGAAAATGCATGGATCATACCGCTCTTTCCCCTATTATCTTTTCTTATTCTTGTTCTATTTGGACGTAAGTTAAAGGAAAAGGGCGCTTATGTAGGAATGGTGTTATCGTTTGTTGCTCTCGTTATAGCAACAATTGTATTAGTTGAACGATTCACAGGTGAAGATGTATTATTACAATTTACATGGCTTACGATTGGAACTCATTCGATTACAATGGGAATGGAAATCAATCAGCTGAATGCGTTAATGTTATTTATTGTGACGCTTGTTAGCTTTTTAGTACATATGTATTCAAAAGGATACTTATCAGCGGCTGACCAAGTTCGTTTGCCTGTCTTTTATTCATATTTAGGCTTATTCACATTTTCAATGCTTGGACTTGTGATGTCTCCTAATTTACTTCAACTTTATATTTTTTGGGAATTAGTTGGGGTTTGTTCGTTTTTACTTGTTGGGTTTTATTATTTTAAAACAGAAGCACGAGCTGCAGCGAAAAAGGCGTTTATTGTGACTCGTATCGGTGATATCGGTTTGTTTATCGGGATCATTCTTATTTTCTGGAATGTTGGTAGCTTTGAATTGCGGACAATCTTTGAAACTGTTCAAGCAAATGGCTTGTCAGAAGGGATGCTTTCGCTTATCGCAATATTAATCTTTGTCGGTGCTATCGGAAAATCAGGTCAATTTCCGTTGCATACATGGTTACCAGATGCGATGGAAGGGCCAACGCCAGTATCTGCCCTCATCCATGCGGCAACAATGGTCGCAGCAGGGGTATATTTAGTGGCAACGATGTTCCCGCTCTTTTCCGCTTCTCCACTTGCGATGACAACTGTTGCGGCAGTTGGTGGATTCACAGCGATTTTCGCAGCAACGATCGCGTTAGCGCAAAAAGACATTAAACGAGTGCTTGCATATTCTACTGTCAGTCAGTTAGGTTATATGATGCTTGCGTTAGGCTCAGCTGGTTATGTAGCGGGAGTCTTTCATTTAATGACACATGCGTTTTTTAAAGCCTTACTCTTTTTAGCTGCTGGAAGTGTCATTCATGCTGTCCATACACAAAACATCTATGAAATGGGTGGCCTTTATAAAAAAATGAAAACAACCGCTGTTGTGTTTTTAATTGGCTGTTTAGCGATTGCAGGGTTTCCGTTATTTTCAGGGTTCTTTAGTAAAGAAGAAATCTTACTAACAACCTTTACAGACGGGAGATATGGATTATTCGCTATCGCGTTAATAACCGCCTTACTAACAGCGATTTACATGTTCCGCCTGTTTTTCCTTGTATTCATTGGAAAACCACAACAAGACCATTCTAAAGTTCATGAATCACCAGCCATTATGACGATTCCGATGATTGTCCTTGCTGTGTTAGCGGTTGTGTCAGGGTTTGTGCACACGCACTGGTTTGGAACATTTTTAGGGGATTGGTTAAGTGATAGTCCATGGGCAAGAGGACATGTTTATGTGCATGACCCAGGTTGGATTATGCCAGTTGCTGTTTTTGTATCGCTTTTCGGTATTTTTATTGCGTGGCTCTTGTATGGAAAAAAATCAATGGCGCGCGAGTCGCTGATTTCGACAAACAGTGGTTTTTATCAAATTATCGCTAATAAGTTTTATTTTGATGAGTTTTACAAAGCCGTATTTGTGCGTGGAACCGTTGTGATTGGCTATTTGTTCCACTATATTGAAAAATACGTCATTGAAGTCATTATAAAAGCAGTTGTAGGTGTGACAGAAGCAATGGGAAGTGTTCATGCTCGATTACAAAACGGTCAAGTTCAAATGTATGGAACAGTCGCTTTTATGGGGCTTGTTATCTTACTAGTCGTCTTGACAGTGACAGGGGGGTATTTTAGATGA
- the nuoK gene encoding NADH-quinone oxidoreductase subunit NuoK, giving the protein MSSIPLSVYLIVALLLFCIGMFGVLTKRNAVIVLISIELMLNAVNINLVAFALHGPNPAITGQIFSLFTITVAAAEAAVGLAILIALYRNRKTVNVDQMNLMKQ; this is encoded by the coding sequence GTGAGTAGTATTCCTTTATCCGTCTATCTGATTGTCGCTTTACTTTTATTTTGTATCGGGATGTTTGGTGTGTTGACGAAACGAAATGCGGTTATTGTGTTAATTTCCATTGAGCTTATGCTGAATGCGGTGAACATCAATCTCGTTGCCTTTGCGTTACATGGACCAAACCCTGCGATTACAGGTCAAATCTTTTCACTATTTACAATCACTGTTGCGGCAGCTGAAGCTGCTGTCGGTCTGGCCATTCTTATCGCTCTTTATCGTAACCGAAAAACGGTAAACGTCGATCAGATGAACCTGATGAAGCAGTAG
- the nuoI gene encoding NADH-quinone oxidoreductase subunit NuoI — protein MFGKGLLKGLKYTVSNLTKQNVTTRYPDEPIEMPDRFRGIQKFYPEKCIVCNQCAAICPTDCIQLTGKPHPDPNKKGKIIDTYDINFEICILCDLCTEVCPTEAIVMTNNFELSEYSRDELFKNLEWLDENDTNVREENKA, from the coding sequence ATGTTCGGTAAAGGTTTACTAAAAGGACTGAAATATACAGTAAGCAACTTAACAAAACAAAATGTAACGACCCGCTATCCAGATGAACCGATCGAAATGCCAGACCGGTTTCGCGGCATTCAAAAATTTTATCCGGAAAAATGTATTGTCTGTAATCAGTGTGCGGCAATATGCCCAACAGATTGTATTCAATTAACAGGCAAACCACACCCGGATCCAAATAAAAAAGGAAAAATTATTGATACGTATGATATCAATTTTGAAATCTGTATTTTATGTGATTTATGTACGGAAGTGTGTCCAACAGAAGCAATTGTGATGACAAATAATTTTGAGCTATCAGAGTATAGCCGAGATGAATTATTTAAAAATCTCGAATGGCTTGATGAAAACGACACGAATGTGAGGGAGGAGAATAAAGCGTGA
- the murA gene encoding UDP-N-acetylglucosamine 1-carboxyvinyltransferase — translation MEKIIVQGGRQLKGSVKVEGAKNAVLPVIAASILASRGTSTIYDVPSLADVYTVKEVLRNLNIDVEYEDGQFKVNAEKTLKTEAPFEYVRKMRASFLVMGPLLARVGHARIALPGGCAIGSRPIDQHLKGFEAMGAEVTIGNGFIEASIEGQLQGAKIYLDFPSVGATENIMMAAVMAKGTTIIENVAEEPEIVCLANYLNAMGAKVRGAGTGTIRIDGVNELHGAEHTVIPDRIEAGTFMVAAAITKGNVLVEGAMSEHLRPLIAKMEEMGVTIIEEPTGIRVIGPDLLKPVDIKTMPHPGFPTDMQAQMMTLLLHANGTSVITETVFENRFMHVEEFRRMNGNIKIEGRSAIISGPSRLQGAEVSATDLRAGAALVLAGLVADGVTRVVELKHIDRGYVDLPEKLQQLGANVERIDEVVKEELENLEAPAPLKMNTNLV, via the coding sequence TTGGAAAAAATTATAGTCCAAGGCGGCAGGCAACTCAAAGGCTCCGTCAAGGTTGAAGGAGCAAAAAATGCTGTACTGCCTGTCATAGCTGCATCGATTCTTGCAAGTCGTGGCACTAGCACCATATATGATGTGCCGTCTCTGGCTGATGTATACACGGTGAAGGAAGTTTTACGAAATCTAAACATTGACGTTGAGTATGAAGATGGTCAGTTTAAAGTGAATGCAGAAAAAACACTCAAAACAGAAGCACCATTTGAGTATGTAAGAAAAATGCGAGCGTCTTTTTTAGTAATGGGTCCACTATTAGCAAGAGTGGGTCATGCACGAATTGCTTTGCCAGGTGGTTGTGCTATTGGATCTCGCCCGATCGATCAACATCTTAAAGGTTTTGAAGCGATGGGAGCGGAAGTGACTATCGGTAATGGATTTATCGAAGCGAGTATCGAAGGCCAACTTCAAGGAGCAAAAATTTACCTTGACTTCCCTAGTGTAGGGGCGACAGAAAACATTATGATGGCTGCTGTTATGGCAAAAGGTACAACAATTATTGAGAACGTGGCAGAAGAACCTGAAATTGTCTGCTTAGCGAATTATTTAAATGCAATGGGTGCAAAAGTTCGCGGTGCAGGAACAGGTACAATTCGAATTGATGGAGTCAATGAGTTACACGGCGCTGAGCATACAGTAATCCCTGATCGAATAGAAGCAGGAACTTTTATGGTGGCTGCTGCTATTACAAAAGGCAATGTATTAGTTGAAGGAGCTATGTCTGAACATTTACGTCCATTAATAGCTAAAATGGAAGAAATGGGGGTTACGATTATAGAAGAACCTACAGGTATTCGTGTCATCGGTCCTGACTTATTAAAGCCGGTTGACATTAAAACAATGCCACACCCAGGGTTTCCAACTGATATGCAAGCACAAATGATGACCTTACTTCTTCATGCGAATGGCACAAGTGTCATTACAGAAACGGTATTTGAAAACCGCTTTATGCATGTGGAAGAATTCCGTCGGATGAACGGTAATATTAAGATTGAAGGTCGATCTGCTATTATTAGCGGGCCATCACGTTTACAAGGTGCTGAAGTATCAGCAACTGATTTACGTGCAGGAGCTGCTCTTGTGTTAGCCGGTCTTGTCGCAGATGGTGTTACCCGCGTCGTTGAATTAAAGCATATTGACCGTGGTTATGTTGATTTACCAGAAAAGTTACAACAACTAGGAGCCAATGTAGAACGCATTGACGAAGTTGTCAAAGAAGAGCTTGAGAACTTAGAGGCTCCCGCTCCATTAAAAATGAACACCAACTTAGTATAA
- a CDS encoding DUF1146 family protein yields the protein MVDSFGQQALLHIVVNLFFLATTWWALQSFKFDLFVKDPNGAKAKTLMILLSIAISHLVSSFFLEYLSWSTMLRHLF from the coding sequence GTGGTAGACAGCTTTGGGCAACAGGCTTTATTACATATTGTTGTGAATTTGTTTTTTTTAGCAACGACGTGGTGGGCCTTACAATCATTTAAGTTTGATTTGTTTGTAAAAGACCCTAACGGTGCTAAAGCAAAAACGCTCATGATTTTACTTTCAATTGCTATCTCTCATCTTGTGAGCAGCTTTTTTCTTGAATATTTAAGCTGGTCGACAATGCTTCGTCATTTATTTTAA
- the nuoH gene encoding NADH-quinone oxidoreductase subunit NuoH has product MMSDILTSQPSWLNALTFFIMGAALLGVVLGFVTYAILAERKVLGFMQLRVGPNRTGGPLGLLQTVADVLKLLLKEDTIPKKADKPLFILAPVLAFVPAFVVLAVIPFSENLYFADIGVGLLFYIAVSGITTLGILTGGWASNNKYSLMGGMRAAAQMISYEVPLVLSVVGVVLLSGSLNLIEIVNAQSNVWFVVWQLPAFLVFLIAATAELNRVPFDLPEAESELVAGYHVEYSGFRWAFFMLAEYVYLFAMAALTTVLFLGGWQPILFLDFIPGVVWFGLKFSVIIFLMIWMRGTFPRLRGDQLMEFAWKVLLPIAIANIVLTALIKEFIL; this is encoded by the coding sequence ATGATGAGTGATATCTTAACATCTCAGCCTAGTTGGTTAAATGCATTAACCTTTTTCATTATGGGAGCAGCTCTCTTAGGTGTCGTGCTCGGTTTCGTAACATATGCGATTTTAGCAGAACGAAAAGTGTTAGGGTTTATGCAGCTTCGAGTTGGACCTAACCGGACGGGGGGACCGCTTGGATTATTACAAACGGTAGCTGACGTGTTAAAGCTTCTATTAAAAGAAGATACAATTCCGAAAAAAGCAGATAAACCGTTGTTTATTTTAGCACCTGTACTTGCGTTTGTACCTGCCTTTGTCGTATTAGCGGTTATTCCCTTCTCTGAAAACTTATATTTTGCTGATATCGGGGTTGGCTTATTGTTTTATATAGCCGTTTCAGGGATTACAACGTTAGGTATTTTAACAGGAGGCTGGGCATCAAACAATAAATATTCCTTAATGGGTGGAATGCGTGCGGCCGCCCAAATGATTTCATATGAAGTGCCGCTTGTTTTATCCGTTGTTGGGGTAGTGTTACTTTCAGGAAGTTTAAATTTAATCGAAATCGTCAATGCCCAAAGCAATGTTTGGTTTGTAGTGTGGCAATTACCAGCGTTTCTCGTGTTTTTAATTGCTGCAACAGCTGAGTTAAACCGAGTACCTTTTGACTTACCTGAAGCAGAGTCAGAATTAGTTGCTGGATATCATGTTGAGTATTCAGGTTTTCGCTGGGCATTTTTTATGCTCGCTGAGTATGTGTATTTGTTTGCGATGGCAGCACTTACGACCGTACTCTTTTTAGGAGGATGGCAGCCGATTCTCTTTTTAGACTTCATTCCTGGAGTAGTTTGGTTTGGCTTGAAGTTTTCTGTCATTATCTTCTTAATGATATGGATGCGTGGTACATTCCCAAGATTACGTGGAGATCAGTTAATGGAATTTGCATGGAAAGTTCTATTGCCGATTGCCATTGCCAACATCGTGTTAACAGCATTAATAAAGGAATTTATCTTGTAG
- a CDS encoding NADH-quinone oxidoreductase subunit J, translating to MNGEMLAFFILALIAVSGGVLMINLKKVVHVIVALAFTFLSIAGFYVLLSAEFLAFVQVLIYAGAITIIMLFGIMLTKHDDRTDIPAGFFRSIVAFVGVAVFFVIMFIGINDLSFGSDPAPLHDDNVRQIGIEIYSKFVIPFEVVGVILLVALVGAVAIAKNDDQEKEAGDRE from the coding sequence GTGAATGGAGAAATGCTTGCCTTTTTTATCCTTGCCCTTATTGCCGTTAGTGGCGGCGTGTTAATGATAAACTTAAAAAAGGTGGTCCACGTTATCGTGGCCCTTGCCTTTACTTTTTTAAGTATTGCAGGGTTTTACGTATTGTTGTCTGCTGAATTTTTAGCATTTGTTCAAGTGTTGATATATGCAGGTGCGATTACGATTATTATGTTGTTTGGGATAATGCTGACCAAACATGATGACCGTACAGATATTCCAGCTGGCTTTTTTCGCTCGATCGTCGCTTTTGTCGGTGTGGCTGTCTTTTTTGTCATTATGTTTATTGGCATTAATGATTTATCGTTTGGTTCAGACCCTGCACCATTACACGACGACAATGTGCGCCAAATCGGGATCGAAATTTATTCGAAATTTGTGATTCCGTTTGAAGTTGTCGGGGTTATTTTACTTGTGGCATTAGTTGGTGCCGTTGCGATTGCAAAAAATGATGATCAAGAAAAGGAGGCGGGTGACCGTGAGTAG
- the nuoN gene encoding NADH-quinone oxidoreductase subunit NuoN: protein MDLETLLSYPWQIMAPEFTILIVATLLSLLDLFLKDKVDRRYLAWFGLAGILIALFFLINQLGEPVQMILYDTYRLDSFSIAFKLIMLVGAAFVLIMAIDYGKKEIAYRGEFFYLFLTALLGGMIMASSADMITLFVGLELLSLSSYILAGLKKHNVQSNESAFKYVVNGGIATAITLFGMSYVYGLTGYTNLFDIAEAMSSPVVLENQFLAFFAFFLVFVGLVFKIAGVPFHMWAPDVYQGAPTPVSAFLSVVSKTAGFAIILRFMIVVFIAAPGLDPRYSLLFDAQYYIVWIAALTMIIGNVMALRQYNVKRMFAYSSIAQAGYLLVPLATFNVIMFENIWFYLVAYLFMNLGAFAVLQLVTTQAKSEQISSFAGLGKRSPITALFMGLFLLSLAGIPVTAGFIGKYYIFLGAVVQQYYWLVAIMIATSVVSYFYYFRIMGQMYFRPVQQKEPFKVPVGMYVVLILAGVGTLGLGLFPNLALDFFATHFDISQILQR, encoded by the coding sequence ATGGATTTAGAAACGTTACTAAGTTACCCATGGCAAATCATGGCGCCAGAGTTCACTATCCTTATCGTAGCAACTCTCTTGTCACTCCTTGATTTGTTTTTAAAGGATAAAGTCGACCGCCGCTATTTAGCATGGTTCGGGCTTGCCGGGATCTTAATCGCTTTATTCTTTTTAATTAATCAATTAGGCGAACCCGTACAAATGATTTTATATGATACGTATCGGTTAGATTCATTTTCGATTGCGTTTAAATTAATTATGTTAGTCGGTGCTGCCTTTGTCCTCATTATGGCTATTGACTACGGTAAGAAGGAAATTGCTTACCGAGGGGAGTTTTTCTACCTCTTTTTAACAGCTTTACTTGGTGGTATGATTATGGCATCAAGTGCCGATATGATTACGTTGTTTGTAGGATTAGAATTATTATCTCTTTCTTCCTATATTTTGGCAGGATTAAAGAAACATAATGTTCAATCCAATGAATCGGCATTTAAATATGTTGTGAACGGCGGAATTGCCACAGCGATTACATTGTTTGGGATGAGCTATGTTTACGGATTAACGGGTTATACGAACTTGTTTGATATTGCCGAGGCAATGTCATCACCTGTTGTATTAGAAAATCAATTTTTAGCTTTCTTTGCCTTCTTCTTAGTTTTTGTTGGCTTAGTATTTAAAATTGCAGGGGTGCCGTTTCATATGTGGGCTCCTGATGTGTATCAAGGCGCACCGACTCCAGTAAGTGCATTTTTAAGTGTTGTATCAAAAACAGCTGGCTTTGCGATTATTTTACGATTTATGATCGTTGTTTTTATCGCAGCTCCTGGTCTTGACCCGAGATACTCACTTTTATTTGATGCCCAATACTATATTGTCTGGATTGCCGCATTAACGATGATAATCGGAAACGTGATGGCGTTAAGACAATACAATGTAAAGCGGATGTTTGCTTATTCAAGTATTGCACAAGCTGGATATTTACTCGTACCATTAGCAACATTTAACGTCATTATGTTTGAAAATATTTGGTTTTACCTTGTTGCTTACTTGTTTATGAACTTAGGTGCATTTGCTGTCTTACAGCTTGTTACAACCCAAGCTAAATCAGAGCAAATTAGCAGTTTTGCTGGCCTAGGGAAACGTTCACCGATTACCGCATTATTCATGGGATTATTCCTTCTTTCGTTAGCAGGAATTCCAGTAACTGCTGGGTTTATAGGTAAGTATTACATTTTCCTTGGTGCAGTTGTGCAACAATATTACTGGCTAGTTGCGATTATGATTGCGACATCTGTCGTTTCTTACTTTTACTATTTCCGAATTATGGGACAAATGTATTTCCGACCTGTTCAACAGAAAGAACCATTTAAAGTTCCTGTTGGCATGTATGTTGTTCTAATATTGGCAGGAGTAGGGACATTAGGGTTAGGTTTGTTCCCGAACCTGGCATTAGACTTTTTTGCTACACATTTTGATATTAGTCAAATCTTACAACGCTAA
- a CDS encoding NADH-quinone oxidoreductase subunit D yields the protein MIRTEEMLLNVGPQHPSTHGVFRLVVKIDGEIITEATPVVGYLHRGTEKLAENLQYTQIIPYTDRLDYLSAMTNNYVLCHAVETMMDLEIPERAEYLRVIVMELGRIASHLVWYGTYLLDLGAMSPFLYAFREREMIINLLNEISGGRLTFNYMRVGGVKWDAPPGWIEKVRDLLPYLRKELEGYHNLVTGNEIFLQRVKGVGKYTKEEAIRYSMSGANIRCTGVKWDLRKDEPYSIYDRFDFDVPTHTDGDCWAKYVIRMQEIEESIKIVEQAVAQFPSEGAILAKTPRIIKPPEGETFVRIESPRGEIGCYIASKGKKEPYRLKFRRPSFYNLQILPKLLVGQPIANLIAILGGIDIVLGEVDG from the coding sequence ATGATTCGCACAGAAGAAATGCTACTAAACGTCGGACCACAACATCCTAGTACACACGGGGTGTTTCGATTAGTTGTAAAAATAGACGGAGAAATTATTACTGAAGCCACACCTGTTGTTGGTTACCTCCACCGCGGAACGGAAAAATTAGCGGAAAATCTTCAATATACGCAAATTATTCCTTATACCGACAGACTTGATTATTTATCAGCGATGACGAACAATTATGTTCTTTGTCACGCAGTAGAGACGATGATGGATTTAGAAATTCCTGAGCGAGCGGAATATTTACGTGTCATAGTGATGGAACTTGGAAGAATTGCTAGCCATCTTGTTTGGTATGGTACATACTTACTCGATTTAGGCGCGATGAGTCCATTCCTATATGCGTTTCGTGAGCGCGAGATGATTATTAATCTGTTAAACGAAATTTCAGGTGGGCGACTCACCTTTAACTATATGCGTGTCGGTGGTGTGAAATGGGATGCGCCTCCGGGGTGGATTGAAAAAGTTCGTGATTTGCTTCCTTATTTACGAAAAGAATTAGAAGGATACCACAACTTAGTGACAGGCAATGAAATTTTCCTCCAACGTGTTAAAGGAGTGGGAAAGTATACAAAAGAAGAAGCGATTCGTTATTCGATGAGTGGTGCGAATATTCGCTGTACAGGAGTCAAGTGGGATTTGCGGAAAGACGAACCATATTCGATCTATGACCGTTTTGATTTTGACGTACCAACACACACTGACGGTGATTGCTGGGCGAAATATGTAATTCGCATGCAGGAAATCGAAGAATCGATCAAAATTGTAGAACAAGCTGTGGCACAGTTCCCTAGTGAAGGGGCTATATTAGCAAAAACACCAAGGATTATAAAGCCACCTGAAGGAGAAACGTTTGTTCGAATCGAATCTCCTCGAGGCGAAATCGGATGTTACATTGCAAGTAAAGGGAAAAAGGAGCCATATCGATTAAAATTCCGTCGGCCTTCTTTTTATAACTTGCAAATTCTTCCGAAACTGCTCGTAGGTCAACCGATTGCAAACTTAATTGCCATTTTAGGTGGAATTGACATTGTTCTTGGGGAGGTTGATGGATAA
- a CDS encoding NADH-quinone oxidoreductase subunit M yields MTDSYFLSLLIFSPLVGILILACIPKGNHQLIKWIGFFTTLLPLALAVMLYTQFDKTSSALQFEEVRQWINFGNPALESRGVNLAVNYDLGVTGFGMVLILLTAIVATLAALASVIQIKEGWKAYFILFLFLEIGMLGVFAAQNLLLFFVFFEVTLIPMYFLIGRWGYIDREKAANMFLIYNGLGSAVMIIAFAVLFALTQTLRIDEVTAVLQLYGPEADQLRWGLLIALLVAFGVKLPIFPLHSWMLRVHVQAPPAIVMIHSGILLKIGAYGLIQFGLGFFPEQVQQMAVVLAILGVVNLLYGAYLAIIQTDVKMVLAYSSISHMGIVLIGVAALNEAGLQGAIFQVVSHGLISALLFFIIGIYYDRTRTSSLEKLGGMARSMPYASGFFLAGAMASLGLPGMSGFISEFLAFLGLFEVMPIIAAVGTLGIILTAVYLLRATLNVTFGPTPDKWKEVSDLRSLEWIPLLVLLALIIVIGVYPAVLAEPLQGVIQLILTGIGG; encoded by the coding sequence ATGACAGATTCTTACTTCTTATCCCTGCTCATCTTTTCACCTCTCGTTGGGATTTTAATTTTAGCTTGTATTCCTAAAGGGAATCACCAGCTCATAAAATGGATTGGCTTTTTCACAACATTGCTTCCGCTTGCACTTGCGGTCATGTTGTATACCCAATTTGATAAAACAAGTAGTGCGCTTCAATTTGAAGAGGTAAGACAATGGATTAATTTCGGGAATCCTGCACTTGAATCACGTGGGGTTAATCTGGCTGTGAATTATGATTTAGGTGTGACAGGCTTTGGTATGGTTTTAATTTTACTAACAGCCATTGTAGCTACTTTAGCGGCATTAGCGTCCGTCATTCAAATTAAAGAAGGATGGAAAGCCTATTTCATTTTATTCCTGTTCCTTGAAATTGGTATGCTTGGTGTTTTTGCGGCACAAAACTTATTGCTGTTCTTCGTCTTTTTTGAAGTGACATTAATACCGATGTATTTTCTTATTGGTCGATGGGGTTATATCGACAGAGAAAAAGCAGCTAATATGTTTTTGATATACAACGGATTAGGATCAGCTGTTATGATTATTGCGTTTGCTGTTCTTTTTGCATTAACACAAACGTTACGAATTGATGAAGTAACGGCTGTCTTACAGTTATATGGCCCTGAAGCAGATCAGTTACGGTGGGGATTATTAATTGCCTTGCTCGTTGCTTTTGGAGTAAAATTACCAATTTTTCCTTTGCACAGCTGGATGTTACGTGTACACGTTCAAGCTCCTCCAGCCATTGTTATGATTCACTCAGGGATTTTATTGAAAATCGGTGCTTACGGACTTATTCAGTTTGGGCTAGGATTTTTCCCGGAACAAGTCCAGCAAATGGCCGTTGTATTAGCCATTCTAGGTGTTGTTAACTTGTTGTATGGTGCATACTTAGCCATCATCCAAACTGATGTGAAAATGGTGTTAGCGTATTCCAGTATTTCACATATGGGAATTGTATTAATTGGGGTGGCAGCATTAAATGAAGCGGGATTACAAGGTGCCATTTTCCAAGTTGTCTCTCACGGGTTAATTTCAGCCTTGTTGTTCTTTATTATCGGGATTTATTATGACCGAACGCGCACATCTTCGTTAGAGAAATTAGGTGGCATGGCCCGCTCTATGCCATACGCATCCGGATTTTTCCTAGCAGGAGCAATGGCATCACTTGGACTTCCTGGAATGTCTGGCTTCATTAGTGAGTTTCTGGCGTTCTTAGGTTTATTTGAAGTTATGCCAATTATTGCAGCAGTGGGAACGTTAGGGATTATCTTAACGGCTGTGTATTTATTACGAGCGACACTGAATGTGACATTTGGACCTACACCAGATAAATGGAAAGAAGTATCGGACCTCCGTTCGTTAGAGTGGATTCCACTACTTGTTCTATTAGCATTAATCATTGTTATTGGGGTATATCCAGCTGTGTTAGCTGAACCATTGCAAGGTGTCATTCAACTTATTCTTACAGGGATAGGGGGGTAA